Proteins from a single region of Penaeus monodon isolate SGIC_2016 chromosome 29, NSTDA_Pmon_1, whole genome shotgun sequence:
- the LOC119591972 gene encoding centrosomal protein of 76 kDa-like: MRNLISVYKLEWRPLLAQTPWPRKFVCQLMGIGSEQVPVGLLDIQVSVIPSLDSCLSGSAVSRYLEEANTCFGERRRLFINYARQWWREYTEAGTNYASRSVRIFAMDENGKTRFVCEYVRQLEAGHALRSPEEASRWVSIIPTKPVHQMPADGISHWYTLPVAVMAQSLNVESKCSLLCSLLLGFGLDAWVCVGTLRSGVQHSWVMTRGPYTAITFWESSTGCRYVYKLGQKAGHDYGTVGSIFNHERFYASVQVTDKIGYCNFMLEDENAWKRMLPNATSSMIQKEPCVVKILPPNCDAEGTSSVVEMQMRILMTEYRADFGLSTNFDDHLSHILTPALWSYERKAVYNIGDDDREAKGAEHFSAALMHTIPEGHTFKAFPLHFIHHSPQRAFNSIMSSSIGREIVGCRGDKVCYAVRAITVNYPENMFLTWLMVACSYRPLG, translated from the exons GAAGTGAGCAGGTACCTGTAGGCTTACTGGATATACAAGTTTCTGTGATTCCATCACTTGATTCTTGTCTGTCTGGCTCTGCTGTCTCCAGATATCTTGAGGAAGCCAACACTTGCTTCGGAGAGAGACGTCGGCTTTTTATTAATTATGCTCGACAGTGGTGGAGAGAATACACTGAGGCTGGAACAAACTATGCATCAAGGTCTGTCAGAATATTTGCCATGGATGAAAATGGTAAAACTAG ATTTGTATGCGAGTATGTGCGTCAGTTAGAGGCAGGACATGCTCTTAGATCCCCAGAAGAAGCAAGCCGTTGGGTTAGTATTATTCCAACCAAACCTGTACACCAAATGCCTGCAGATGGCATTAGTCACTGGTACACTCTTCCTGTAGCTGTCATGGCACAAAGTTTG AATGTGGAAAGCAAATGTAGTTTGCTTTGTAGTCTTCTTCTTGGGTTTGGTTTGGATGCCTGGGTGTGCGTTGGCACACTCCGTTCAGGTGTGCAACACTCCTGGGTCATGACTCGTGGACCATATACTGCTATTACTTTCTGGGAGTCCTCAACAG GCTGTCGTTATGTCTACAAGTTAGGCCAGAAAGCTGGCCATGATTATGGGACTGTAGGCAGCATCTTTAACCATGAACGCTTCTATGCTTCTGTTCag GTAACAGACAAAATAGGATACTGTAACTTTATGCTAGAGGATGAAAATGCTTGGAAGCGAATGTTACCAAATGCAACATCCAGCATGATACAAAAGGAGCCATGTGTGGTAAAAATTCTTCCACCAAATTGTGATGCAGAAGGAACAAGCTCTGTGGTGGAGATGCAGATGAGAATACTGATGACTGAGTACAGAGCT GATTTTGGACTTAGCACCAATTTTGATGATCACTTAAGCCATATCCTGACACCAGCACTATGGTCATATGAAAGAAAAGCTGTTTacaatattggtgatgatgatcggGAGGCAAAAGGAGCAGAACATTTCTCAGCTGCTCTAATGCACACAATTCCAGAGGGTCACACATTCAAAGCATTCCCTCTTCACTTTATACACCATTCACCACAACGAGCATTCAACTCCATTATGAG cTCCAGCATTGGCCGCGAGATAGTTGGGTGTCGTGGTGATAAAGTCTGTTATGCTGTGCGTGCTATAACAGTTAACTATCCTGAAAATATGTTCCTGACTTGGCTTATGGTTGCTTGTTCTTACAGACCTCTTGGATGA
- the LOC119591973 gene encoding DNA-directed RNA polymerase II subunit RPB1-like isoform X1 gives MLVKMCVKMLVCAAFLLAAPSTIQGFNVGVSGTKCNLDPSKGDINDPCARLYDGVCKGRYCGCPTGTHEDKNLGVCVPGEASKTAGGTQAGRPGSAFDDLPFDFPGGGGSTGGTAPKAPPAPAPAPQPRPPPPPQPGYPGSNQPGFNPNQPGYNPNQPGYNPNQPGYNPNQPGYNPNRPGYNPNQPGYNPNQRGGHGTTRGGSDVGEKAGGGVGGVIGLLLIGGLIYFCCCRGGKHKQVMNRFQGLPFMRGGQAGGQGPVALQSQPVQQDPNFGSQHTYVPPGQPVPQGQYPPPQQPYPTGGVYPAAPYAQQPGFAPYPPQGDGQPPMQPYPPQPIPPYPPQGAPYLASAPPEGYPVDGQKPPPYTQEYQPNAPPS, from the exons ATGCTCGTGAAAATGTGTGTGAAAATGCTGGTGTGCGCTGCGTTCCTGCTGGCCGCGCCGTCGACGATCCAAGGATTCAACGTTG GTGTTTCAGGTACAAAATGTAATTTGGATCCAAGCAAAGGTGATATAAATGATCCCTGTGCCAGATTGTATGATGGCGTGTGCAAAGGGAGGTACTGTGGCTGTCCCACTGGCACCCATGAAGACAAGAATCTTGGGGTATGTGTTCCCGGTGAAGCATCAAAAACAGCTGGTGGAACACAGGCAGGGAGGCCTGGCAGTGCATTTGATGACCTTCCGTTTGACTTCCCTGGTGGTGGTGGTAGCACAGGTGGCACAGCACCCAAAGCACCTCCCGCTCCGGCTCCAGCACCACAGCCtcgtcctccaccacctccacagcCTGGCTATCCCGGGTCTAATCAGCCTGGCTTCAACCCTAATCAACCAGGTTACAACCCTAATCAGCCTGGCTACAACCCCAATCAACCAGGTTACAACCCCAATCAGCCTGGTTACAATCCCAATCGGCCTGGCTACAACCCCAACCAACCTGGTTACAACCCCAATCAACGAGGTGGCCATGGCACTACTAGAGGAG GTAGTGACGTGGGCgaaaaggcaggaggaggagtgggcggaGTGATTGGTCTCCTCTTGATTGGCGGTCTCATCTACTTCTGCTGTTGCCGAGGAGGAAAGCATAA GCAAGTTATGAACAGGTTCCAAGGGCTGCCATTCATGCGTGGTGGCCAGGCAGGCGGCCAAGGACCAGTTGCTTTGCAGAGTCAGCCTGTGCAACAAGACCCCAATTTCGGCTCCCAGCACACCTATGTCCCGCCTGGTCAGCCAGTTCCTCAGGGACAGTACCCTCCGCCACAACAGCCATACCCAACAG GTGGTGTATATCCTGCAGCTCCATATGCACAACAGCCTGGTTTTGCCCCTTACCCACCACAAG GTGACGGGCAGCCCCCTATGCAGCCTTACCCACCACAACCTATTCCACCATATCCTCCACAGGGAGCACCATATCTGGCTTCTGCTCCCCCAGAAG GTTACCCTGTTGATGGCCAGAAGCCTCCACCCTACACACAGGAATACCAGCCTAATGCTCCACCGTCCTAG
- the LOC119591973 gene encoding calcium-binding protein P-like isoform X3 translates to MLVKMCVKMLVCAAFLLAAPSTIQGFNVGVSGTKCNLDPSKGDINDPCARLYDGVCKGRYCGCPTGTHEDKNLGVCVPGEASKTAGGTQAGRPGSAFDDLPFDFPGGGGSTGGTAPKAPPAPAPAPQPRPPPPPQPGYPGSNQPGFNPNQPGYNPNQPGYNPNQPGYNPNQPGYNPNRPGYNPNQPGYNPNQRGGHGTTRGGSDVGEKAGGGVGGVIGLLLIGGLIYFCCCRGGKHKQVMNRFQGLPFMRGGQAGGQGPVALQSQPVQQDPNFGSQHTYVPPGQPVPQGQYPPPQQPYPTGGVYPAAPYAQQPGFAPYPPQGYPVDGQKPPPYTQEYQPNAPPS, encoded by the exons ATGCTCGTGAAAATGTGTGTGAAAATGCTGGTGTGCGCTGCGTTCCTGCTGGCCGCGCCGTCGACGATCCAAGGATTCAACGTTG GTGTTTCAGGTACAAAATGTAATTTGGATCCAAGCAAAGGTGATATAAATGATCCCTGTGCCAGATTGTATGATGGCGTGTGCAAAGGGAGGTACTGTGGCTGTCCCACTGGCACCCATGAAGACAAGAATCTTGGGGTATGTGTTCCCGGTGAAGCATCAAAAACAGCTGGTGGAACACAGGCAGGGAGGCCTGGCAGTGCATTTGATGACCTTCCGTTTGACTTCCCTGGTGGTGGTGGTAGCACAGGTGGCACAGCACCCAAAGCACCTCCCGCTCCGGCTCCAGCACCACAGCCtcgtcctccaccacctccacagcCTGGCTATCCCGGGTCTAATCAGCCTGGCTTCAACCCTAATCAACCAGGTTACAACCCTAATCAGCCTGGCTACAACCCCAATCAACCAGGTTACAACCCCAATCAGCCTGGTTACAATCCCAATCGGCCTGGCTACAACCCCAACCAACCTGGTTACAACCCCAATCAACGAGGTGGCCATGGCACTACTAGAGGAG GTAGTGACGTGGGCgaaaaggcaggaggaggagtgggcggaGTGATTGGTCTCCTCTTGATTGGCGGTCTCATCTACTTCTGCTGTTGCCGAGGAGGAAAGCATAA GCAAGTTATGAACAGGTTCCAAGGGCTGCCATTCATGCGTGGTGGCCAGGCAGGCGGCCAAGGACCAGTTGCTTTGCAGAGTCAGCCTGTGCAACAAGACCCCAATTTCGGCTCCCAGCACACCTATGTCCCGCCTGGTCAGCCAGTTCCTCAGGGACAGTACCCTCCGCCACAACAGCCATACCCAACAG GTGGTGTATATCCTGCAGCTCCATATGCACAACAGCCTGGTTTTGCCCCTTACCCACCACAAG GTTACCCTGTTGATGGCCAGAAGCCTCCACCCTACACACAGGAATACCAGCCTAATGCTCCACCGTCCTAG
- the LOC119591973 gene encoding DNA-directed RNA polymerase II subunit RPB1-like isoform X2 — protein MLVKMCVKMLVCAAFLLAAPSTIQGFNVGVSGTKCNLDPSKGDINDPCARLYDGVCKGRYCGCPTGTHEDKNLGVCVPGEASKTAGGTQAGRPGSAFDDLPFDFPGGGGSTGGTAPKAPPAPAPAPQPRPPPPPQPGYPGSNQPGFNPNQPGYNPNQPGYNPNQPGYNPNQPGYNPNRPGYNPNQPGYNPNQRGGHGTTRGGSDVGEKAGGGVGGVIGLLLIGGLIYFCCCRGGKHKQVMNRFQGLPFMRGGQAGGQGPVALQSQPVQQDPNFGSQHTYVPPGQPVPQGQYPPPQQPYPTGDGQPPMQPYPPQPIPPYPPQGAPYLASAPPEGYPVDGQKPPPYTQEYQPNAPPS, from the exons ATGCTCGTGAAAATGTGTGTGAAAATGCTGGTGTGCGCTGCGTTCCTGCTGGCCGCGCCGTCGACGATCCAAGGATTCAACGTTG GTGTTTCAGGTACAAAATGTAATTTGGATCCAAGCAAAGGTGATATAAATGATCCCTGTGCCAGATTGTATGATGGCGTGTGCAAAGGGAGGTACTGTGGCTGTCCCACTGGCACCCATGAAGACAAGAATCTTGGGGTATGTGTTCCCGGTGAAGCATCAAAAACAGCTGGTGGAACACAGGCAGGGAGGCCTGGCAGTGCATTTGATGACCTTCCGTTTGACTTCCCTGGTGGTGGTGGTAGCACAGGTGGCACAGCACCCAAAGCACCTCCCGCTCCGGCTCCAGCACCACAGCCtcgtcctccaccacctccacagcCTGGCTATCCCGGGTCTAATCAGCCTGGCTTCAACCCTAATCAACCAGGTTACAACCCTAATCAGCCTGGCTACAACCCCAATCAACCAGGTTACAACCCCAATCAGCCTGGTTACAATCCCAATCGGCCTGGCTACAACCCCAACCAACCTGGTTACAACCCCAATCAACGAGGTGGCCATGGCACTACTAGAGGAG GTAGTGACGTGGGCgaaaaggcaggaggaggagtgggcggaGTGATTGGTCTCCTCTTGATTGGCGGTCTCATCTACTTCTGCTGTTGCCGAGGAGGAAAGCATAA GCAAGTTATGAACAGGTTCCAAGGGCTGCCATTCATGCGTGGTGGCCAGGCAGGCGGCCAAGGACCAGTTGCTTTGCAGAGTCAGCCTGTGCAACAAGACCCCAATTTCGGCTCCCAGCACACCTATGTCCCGCCTGGTCAGCCAGTTCCTCAGGGACAGTACCCTCCGCCACAACAGCCATACCCAACAG GTGACGGGCAGCCCCCTATGCAGCCTTACCCACCACAACCTATTCCACCATATCCTCCACAGGGAGCACCATATCTGGCTTCTGCTCCCCCAGAAG GTTACCCTGTTGATGGCCAGAAGCCTCCACCCTACACACAGGAATACCAGCCTAATGCTCCACCGTCCTAG
- the LOC119591973 gene encoding calcium-binding protein P-like isoform X4, with amino-acid sequence MLVKMCVKMLVCAAFLLAAPSTIQGFNVGVSGTKCNLDPSKGDINDPCARLYDGVCKGRYCGCPTGTHEDKNLGVCVPGEASKTAGGTQAGRPGSAFDDLPFDFPGGGGSTGGTAPKAPPAPAPAPQPRPPPPPQPGYPGSNQPGFNPNQPGYNPNQPGYNPNQPGYNPNQPGYNPNRPGYNPNQPGYNPNQRGGHGTTRGGSDVGEKAGGGVGGVIGLLLIGGLIYFCCCRGGKHKQVMNRFQGLPFMRGGQAGGQGPVALQSQPVQQDPNFGSQHTYVPPGQPVPQGQYPPPQQPYPTGYPVDGQKPPPYTQEYQPNAPPS; translated from the exons ATGCTCGTGAAAATGTGTGTGAAAATGCTGGTGTGCGCTGCGTTCCTGCTGGCCGCGCCGTCGACGATCCAAGGATTCAACGTTG GTGTTTCAGGTACAAAATGTAATTTGGATCCAAGCAAAGGTGATATAAATGATCCCTGTGCCAGATTGTATGATGGCGTGTGCAAAGGGAGGTACTGTGGCTGTCCCACTGGCACCCATGAAGACAAGAATCTTGGGGTATGTGTTCCCGGTGAAGCATCAAAAACAGCTGGTGGAACACAGGCAGGGAGGCCTGGCAGTGCATTTGATGACCTTCCGTTTGACTTCCCTGGTGGTGGTGGTAGCACAGGTGGCACAGCACCCAAAGCACCTCCCGCTCCGGCTCCAGCACCACAGCCtcgtcctccaccacctccacagcCTGGCTATCCCGGGTCTAATCAGCCTGGCTTCAACCCTAATCAACCAGGTTACAACCCTAATCAGCCTGGCTACAACCCCAATCAACCAGGTTACAACCCCAATCAGCCTGGTTACAATCCCAATCGGCCTGGCTACAACCCCAACCAACCTGGTTACAACCCCAATCAACGAGGTGGCCATGGCACTACTAGAGGAG GTAGTGACGTGGGCgaaaaggcaggaggaggagtgggcggaGTGATTGGTCTCCTCTTGATTGGCGGTCTCATCTACTTCTGCTGTTGCCGAGGAGGAAAGCATAA GCAAGTTATGAACAGGTTCCAAGGGCTGCCATTCATGCGTGGTGGCCAGGCAGGCGGCCAAGGACCAGTTGCTTTGCAGAGTCAGCCTGTGCAACAAGACCCCAATTTCGGCTCCCAGCACACCTATGTCCCGCCTGGTCAGCCAGTTCCTCAGGGACAGTACCCTCCGCCACAACAGCCATACCCAACAG GTTACCCTGTTGATGGCCAGAAGCCTCCACCCTACACACAGGAATACCAGCCTAATGCTCCACCGTCCTAG